From the Bombus huntii isolate Logan2020A chromosome 4, iyBomHunt1.1, whole genome shotgun sequence genome, the window AGGACTAAAACGAACGAGACTGAGTGCTCCGTGATCTAGATCACAATTCCTTCTTCGTGCTCGCTCTCTGGCGAGCTTTGCTCTTCTTCTTAAACAACAGATGACCATTAGAGCCAACAATGGAAATCCGAGTATGCATGATACTATTGGGATGATGATACTCTCTGGAGTtactaaaaaaaaagcaaaataatttgtaattcaATCGTGAAGATGTGTCAGAAAACGTTTACGTGTCAATTCTATTGGTTTCACTATCAGTCGAGTTACTACTAGATCTAGCAACGAGTATTCCTAACGAAGCTTTATTATTCTCACGTTTGTTTCTTAAGTTTGTTTTTacgattaatatatattaagcAAACTAAGCAAATACAGGATgaggaataaaatttgttatttcgcAAACTCAAGAATTTTTCGAGTTGAATAACCGTGTTAAATCTTCAAACAAATATGGAAGCAAGAATCCCATTTCTTCTGTTATCGATATAGTTTCTTAATAAACATTACACTGTAATAAATACAAAGCAGAACtgacatttataataaatgaatCTTTTAGTAAAAATTGGAACGAGTATTGTCAATCTTCTAAACAACAGTTTAGACcccaagaaaagaaaaatgtttcattcaACAGGATAGAATAGAAGGGATAGTATAACGGTATGGTTGTGTAAATATACGTTGAATAATATAGCGATGTAATACaaatatgttttattataatcAAGACTATGTTATCTCGTGTAacaatatcattttaaattacaACGTCAAAATAATGCTTTAATGTCACTTTTCCAGTTATGCGTCTAGACGATTTGTAATTGTATTAACCTTTACTCTCCATTACTCTTAGACCCTTGAGATTGGGAAGCAATTACTTGCTTGGTTGCTTCCTTAAGTACGACGAAGATATTCTCCGTCACAGAAGGACTTTAACGAAATATTTCATCCTTTTGCAAATCTTTGAACTTTGCAAAGCTATTGGCTTCTGCGTCAGGAAATCTGATAATTTGATTTGTTTCCTCTTATATAGTTcatgataattaaattttcgcGTTATCAAAATATGAGTCATATTCCCATGGATTCagtaaaattgaatattattgttCCAATGATGCTTGGAACGATTGTTATGAGTATTACATTAGTTGAGAATGTGCATTacgttttataaaaaatttatgcaAGCGTGTTTTCACCTGTTGGATAAACTAGAATTGTTGGTCTCTTGGATTGTGGAATCGTTGGCATTGTTGGTCGACCCCCTCTCACTTCGATCGACATTTTTCTCTCGATCTGGAACAAGATTAGCTGAGGGTTAATCAGGGTTCTGGTATAACGAAAAAATTGATCGATAACAACGATTACATCTTTTTCGCAAAAATCGTTCATTATTCAAGTGTCTCTGTTGTTTGTTATGTTTTATCttatagaaatgaaaaatcaaaGTAGCCTCTAGCGTTCCGAgatcttttaatttcatctttgttctttctattttttccaaCGAAATGTCGAGGTCGAAAGAAAGACTGCAGCAAAAAGTATCAAATTCCAGTGTTTTGCTTTGAAAATTCTTCCTATACTAATTATACCTGTACACCCTGTTCCTTTATCCATTCCACGCAACAGAATTATACATACTGTGTGCTGTttgatttcattttaaaaacaTTCGTCTCAATTTTACCACGCAAAGGTAACAATTGTAAACATTCCGTGACGTCGATATACGAAAAACGtgttatttttctaaaataaatacaatttacaaTTCTTAAATAAATACCGTTTCGCGACAATCTGtgatatatatagaaaatatatatatcattttatattatatatatacatatatattattttatatatagatatatataaaaatatatatattttcattgtgaaaatatagaaagtaaaCCATCGCTAGTTCCGTAGAATTAGTTTAAACAAAGCGCCAGTTTATGTGCCATCAAACATCGCGTGATAtctttatttacttattttattaaaataatgattTTCCGCGGTCGTTTAAATTTTACGTACACGTACCAATAGTTACAGTTTCTGCCGCTACGTGGCGCGCACGTAGTGATTAATCAAAATGGCGAGTGTAAGCGCGGCGTGTATAAAGTAACGGACGGTAATAGGTTTATCTCGATGAGAAGTGATTCTGTCGCGATAATATTACGTGTTCGGGTAATATTTTCACTATGACAAATGTTTTCGATCGCGTATGCTCGTGTGGCGACTGTTTCAATTAAGTGATCAAACGAAAACACATCCACCCGTTCCCGCCACTTTTAGTGTTTCGAGCTTGGAGGGATCTAATCAAAAGCGACATGTAATCGAATTTTCGAGGTAAGATATTCGCTGTTACGTAAAATAAACAGGCATTTAcgtaattctttaaaattgaaaacaaaGCTGAAAATTCCATTGGCTAACGACGTATAAATGCGTACAAGAGTACGTAAA encodes:
- the LOC126865257 gene encoding uncharacterized protein LOC126865257 isoform X3 — translated: MSIEVRGGRPTMPTIPQSKRPTILVYPTVTPESIIIPIVSCILGFPLLALMVICCLRRRAKLARERARRRNCDLDHGALSLVRFSPVHRLASKEDLAGIDRPTRTVSLRSDRGSRAFPSLELDTVVEERSDPEQSTALELSSPD
- the LOC126865257 gene encoding uncharacterized protein LOC126865257 isoform X2; this translates as MVHRVRSCCDYFIIVHLLTSLQTKLLDLRFAKIERKMSIEVRGGRPTMPTIPQSKRPTILVYPTVTPESIIIPIVSCILGFPLLALMVICCLRRRAKLARERARRRNCDLDHGALSLVRFSPVHRLAGIDRPTRTVSLRSDRGSRAFPSLELDTVVEERSDPEQSTALELSSPD
- the LOC126865257 gene encoding uncharacterized protein LOC126865257 isoform X1; its protein translation is MVHRVRSCCDYFIIVHLLTSLQTKLLDLRFAKIERKMSIEVRGGRPTMPTIPQSKRPTILVYPTVTPESIIIPIVSCILGFPLLALMVICCLRRRAKLARERARRRNCDLDHGALSLVRFSPVHRLASKEDLAGIDRPTRTVSLRSDRGSRAFPSLELDTVVEERSDPEQSTALELSSPD